A segment of the Desulfofundulus kuznetsovii DSM 6115 genome:
GGGTGACGGGTTTATGATCTTCCTGCGGGAAGAAAAGGGAGCAGTAGTCTTTAAAGTGCGCGTTCAGCCCCGGGCGGCCAGAAATGAGTTGGCCGGGGTGTTTGAAGACGCCCTGAAGGTCCGTTTGACGGCTCCCCCCGTGGAAGGAGAAGCCAATGAAGCCTGCCGGGATTTTTTTGCCCGGCTGCTGGGAGTGCCCAGGGTACGGGTGGAAATCATAGCCGGGCACACCGGCCGTAACAAGCTCGTGCGGGTACAGGGTGTTACTGTCGAGCAGGTGCGCTCTTTGATGGCAGCCCAAAGATAGGCTTGGCTAATCGCGTCAACCAAAAGCTTCATTCTTTAAAAGAGTGGAAGAGGTAATGCACCGTGTTAAGGAGGCGCATCACCTCTTCCACTCACGTTTTATACCTGGCCAGCAGTTCCTTAATTAGCTCCCGCCGGGCCAAATAACGGTCGCGGCTGGGAACAATCCACTCATTGAGATGGTGGCGGCGATGTTCTGCCGTCCAGAAATGGCCATGGGGGCCCGGCGGGTCAGGTACGAAGCGCAGGCCGCTCTCATCTGGAACCAGCCGTCCTGTGGCATTACATACCACACAGGTAACCCTGTCCTGCCCACTGAGGCGAAAGGCTCGACCGTAGCAGTTGCCGCACTGCTGCTCTTCCGGAGGACGCGCCTCGATTTCTCCGGATAGGGCCCTGGCTACCCGCCGGCCCAACTCGCGGGCCCGGGTAACGTTTTCGGATTCCAACAGGACCTCCCCCGGTCCGGGAGCATACGCTTCCAGGTAGTCGATGACCCGGTAGCCGTAGGCCAGTGGGAAAAGGTTTAGCAGTTCTACCCCCAGCGGGTTCCACTTTCTGTTGCCGGCTACACTGATGGTGGCGGCCACCCTGGAGCGACCGGCCAGATCTTCAAGGTGGGGGGAGAGGCTGAGGGCCCGATCCGTTACCAGCTTGACTATTCCTGCCGGGCCCAAAAGGTAGGTGGGTGCGGCAATGATTAACCCGTCGGCCTCCAGGATTTTCTCCAGTAAAACCCCCAGGTCGTCATTTTTGATGGCACAGGACCCCTTGTAGACACAGGCCAGGCAACCCCGGCAGGGTTCGAACCGCAGGTCCGGCAGGCGCAAAAAGGATACAGCCGCACCGGTTTTTTGAGCCTCGTCCAGCGCTTCGCGCAGGAGTACATCGCTGTTGCCCAGGGGACGCCGGGAACAGCAGATACCAAGTATGGTGGCCATTTTTAAACCTCCCGATCAAATTTTGACGAAAGCATAAAAAACCGTTGTTACTACTTCAAGCAACGGTACGTATACAGGTTAATTCTCCATTTTCAAGAAAATTCCTGTTTTTTTATTTTTTAAATGACCTCTCCATTTGTTCCTTAGCGATTGAAATCCTTATTGAATTTATACCATCTTTGATGCGGATACAACCAGGCATGTTGACCTTACCCCTATTTTTTGTGTATAATACTTGTTGTTTATGTTGCAAAAGCTTATGTTGCAAAGCCTGTGAGCGGGACGAGTAGCCAGGTCCCTCCTGTTGCAGAGAGCCCGGGGAAGCTGGAAACCGGGTACAGGAAGCCATGGCGAAAATCACCCGGGAGGTGCCGGCTGAACGGCGGGGTTATCCCCGTTCAGTAGGCCCGGACGGCTGGCCACCGTTACCGGCAAAACGAGGGGACAGGTTAGTGAACGTTAACCTGTCTATAAGGGTGGTACCGCGGGAAGATCCCGTCCCTTGGGGCGGGATTTTTTTCTATTCTTTGTACACTTGGAGCAATTCCACGTGGAACCGAGGTGGTTGCTGATGGATTACAGTCAAACCTTGAACCTGCCTAAAACCGATTTTCCCATGCGGGCCAATCTGCCCCAACGGGAACCGGAGATTTTAAAATTCTGGGATGAAATTAATATTTACCGCCTCGTACAGCAAAAAAATGCCGGCCGGCCCAAGTTTATTCTGCATGACGGGCCGCCCTACGCCAACGGGCACATCCACCTGGGGACTGCCCTGAACAAGGTGCTCAAGGATATTGTGGTCAAGTATCATTCCATGGCCGGCTACGATGCCCCCTATGTGCCCGGCTGGGATACCCACGGGTTGCCCATTGAACAGCAGGCCATTAAAAACCTGGGGTTAAACCGGCATGCCGTTCACCCGGTGGAGTTCCGGCGCAAGTGCAGGGAATACGCCTTGAAATTTGTGGACGTCCAGCGGCAGGAGTTTAAGCGCCTGGGCGTGCGGGGAGACTGGGAGCATCCCTATCTCACCCTGATGCCCCATTATGAGGCGGCGCAAATTGGCGTCTTCGGGGAAATGGCCCGCCGGGGTTACATTTACAAGGGCTTAAAACCCGTTTACTGGTGTGCCACCTGTGAAACGGCCCTGGCTGAGGCGGAAGTGGAATATCAGGATAAAAAGTCCCCGTCCATCTATGTTCGTTTTCCCGTAAAGGATGGAAAGGGGCGTTTGCCGGCGGGCAGCCAGGTGGTCATCTGGACCACCACTCCCTGGACGTTAATTGCCAACGTGGCCGTTTGCCTGCATCCTGATTTTACCTATGTTCTGGTGGCCTCCGGGGAAGAGGAATATGTGGTGGCCAAAGAGCTGCTGCCTTCTTTTGCCCGGGCTGTGGGACTCAATGATTGGACCATTAAAGAAGAGTTTGCCGGCAGCGACCTGGAGGGCGTGGTTCTGGGGCATCCCTTTATTGAACGGGATTCCCTGGTCATTTTAGGGGATCACGTTACCCTGGATGCCGGTACCGGTTGCGTGCACACTGCTCCGGGCCACGGCCACGAAGACTACCTGGTGGGGCAGCGCTACGGTTTGCCCATCCTGTCTCCCATTGACGGCCGGGGGCGTTTTACCGGGGAAGCGGGTCAGTTTGCCGGGCAGTTTTATACGGACGCCAACGAGGGTATCATTGCCGAGTTAAGGGCCAGGGGTAAACTGCTCAAAAGCGATACCATAAACCACCAGTACCCCCACTGCTGGCGCTGTAAAAAACCGG
Coding sequences within it:
- a CDS encoding DUF167 domain-containing protein translates to MIFLREEKGAVVFKVRVQPRAARNELAGVFEDALKVRLTAPPVEGEANEACRDFFARLLGVPRVRVEIIAGHTGRNKLVRVQGVTVEQVRSLMAAQR
- a CDS encoding flavodoxin family protein; the encoded protein is MATILGICCSRRPLGNSDVLLREALDEAQKTGAAVSFLRLPDLRFEPCRGCLACVYKGSCAIKNDDLGVLLEKILEADGLIIAAPTYLLGPAGIVKLVTDRALSLSPHLEDLAGRSRVAATISVAGNRKWNPLGVELLNLFPLAYGYRVIDYLEAYAPGPGEVLLESENVTRARELGRRVARALSGEIEARPPEEQQCGNCYGRAFRLSGQDRVTCVVCNATGRLVPDESGLRFVPDPPGPHGHFWTAEHRRHHLNEWIVPSRDRYLARRELIKELLARYKT